The Desulfobacterales bacterium DNA segment CAGATCGTCTAGGCTTTCTTTAACGCCTGCTGGGCCTCCTGACTGCTTTCATAAATATGAGGGGCCACATCCCGCTTTTGCAAGGCGTCGCCGAGTTTCATCCGCAAAAAGGTACTGGTGGTATAGCGTGTCACCCCGGAGTAATAGTGATCCACCAGATGCTTAACCATGTCGGTATATTCATCCACGATATCCGGTAAAATGGTAAAATTGTCGTAATTGACAATGGTGTAGACCTTTTTTCCCAAAGGTGCCACAATCCGCTCTACTGCCTCTTTGACCGCCTGTACATCCTGTGATGATTGAATCGCATAACCTTCAAAGTTGACAAAAAACAGATTTTCAGCTGGATCGTAGGTCAACC contains these protein-coding regions:
- a CDS encoding acyl CoA:acetate/3-ketoacid CoA transferase, which gives rise to TFSGRYALEKKQPVLYITERCVFALTDQGMTLIEIAPGVDLAKDILAQMDFEPIIKAQPRLMDNRIFRSVPMDLKADLLSLTLEERLTYDPAENLFFVNFEGYAIQSSQDVQAVKEAVERIVAPLGKKVYTIVNYDNFTILPDIVDEYTDMVKHLVDHYYSGVTRYTTSTFLRMKLGDALQKRDVAPHIYESSQEAQQALKKA